Proteins co-encoded in one Candidatus Rokuibacteriota bacterium genomic window:
- a CDS encoding phosphoribosylanthranilate isomerase produces the protein MIRVKICGITNIEDARCAVDAGADALGFIFVEKTPRYVEPAAAASIIAQLPPFVTTVGIFWDHAPGHVKAVAAEAGLGALQFHGEEKPEDLAGYDLPVIKTIKLPAVSTIEGLPEYRATEGFQVLSYSKVAAAVLLDTAVRWSEGEAREPLEWRHAARIVLTYRDRPRPRVILSGGLTPENVVRAIGIVKPYAVDVNSGVEASPGTKDPDKVRRFVAAARSA, from the coding sequence TTGATCAGGGTCAAAATCTGCGGGATCACCAATATCGAGGACGCGCGCTGTGCTGTCGACGCCGGCGCGGACGCTCTCGGCTTCATCTTCGTGGAGAAGACGCCGCGGTACGTGGAGCCTGCGGCAGCCGCATCGATCATCGCCCAGCTGCCGCCATTCGTCACGACGGTCGGCATCTTCTGGGATCACGCCCCTGGCCATGTCAAGGCGGTGGCCGCGGAGGCGGGACTGGGAGCGCTGCAATTCCATGGCGAGGAGAAACCCGAGGACCTCGCCGGCTACGACCTGCCGGTGATCAAGACCATCAAGCTGCCGGCGGTGTCGACGATCGAGGGCCTGCCGGAGTACCGGGCCACCGAGGGGTTCCAGGTGCTGTCCTACAGCAAGGTCGCCGCCGCGGTGCTGCTCGACACGGCGGTCCGATGGAGCGAGGGCGAGGCCCGCGAGCCCCTGGAGTGGCGCCATGCCGCCCGCATCGTTCTCACCTACCGCGACCGGCCGAGACCGAGAGTCATTCTCTCGGGCGGGCTCACGCCGGAGAACGTGGTCCGGGCCATCGGCATCGTGAAGCCCTATGCTGTAGACGTGAACTCGGGGGTGGAGGCGAGTCCCGGCACCAAGGACCCCGACAAGGTGCGACGCTTCGTCGCTGCGGCTCGATCGGCATGA
- the trpC gene encoding indole-3-glycerol phosphate synthase TrpC: MGALDEILAHKREELRRLRGAKPQAGLEALCRGLGPAREFEAALRPPSMGGVRLIAEVKKASPSRGTLNAALDPVAQARVYARAGAAAISVLTDEKYFRGALGDLVAVRATVDLPLLRKEFILDEYQLWESRAAGADAVLLIVAALDDARLRDLHHAAKGIGLATLVEAHTAAELDRAVALGAPVIGVNNRDLQTLETNLEASLALLPRIPPAHTAVSESGIFTRDDVERLVRAGAHAVLVGEGLVRAADVAAKVRELTLQDGGRGSSSQRAKP, translated from the coding sequence ATGGGCGCGCTCGACGAGATTCTCGCGCACAAGCGGGAGGAGCTCCGGCGGCTTCGCGGGGCAAAGCCGCAGGCGGGGCTAGAGGCGCTCTGCCGCGGGCTCGGCCCCGCGCGAGAGTTCGAGGCCGCGCTCAGGCCGCCTTCCATGGGCGGCGTCCGGCTCATCGCCGAGGTGAAGAAGGCCTCTCCCTCCAGGGGCACGCTGAACGCCGCCCTCGATCCCGTGGCCCAGGCGCGGGTCTACGCGCGCGCGGGCGCGGCGGCGATCTCCGTCCTCACCGACGAGAAGTACTTCCGCGGCGCTCTCGGTGACCTCGTCGCCGTGCGCGCGACCGTGGACCTTCCCCTTCTCCGCAAGGAGTTCATCCTCGACGAGTACCAGCTCTGGGAATCGCGCGCCGCGGGCGCCGATGCGGTGCTGCTGATCGTCGCGGCTCTTGACGACGCGCGCCTCCGCGACCTCCACCACGCCGCCAAGGGCATCGGCCTGGCCACCCTCGTCGAGGCGCACACGGCCGCGGAGCTCGACAGGGCCGTGGCGCTCGGCGCGCCCGTCATCGGCGTCAACAACCGCGACCTCCAGACGCTCGAGACGAACCTCGAGGCCTCGCTCGCGCTGCTGCCGCGGATCCCGCCCGCGCATACGGCGGTGAGCGAGAGCGGCATCTTCACGCGGGACGACGTCGAGCGGCTCGTCCGGGCGGGGGCGCACGCCGTCCTCGTCGGCGAAGGTCTCGTGCGGGCCGCGGACGTGGCGGCCAAGGTGCGGGAGCTCACGCTCCAGGACGGTGGCCGTGGCAGTTCGAGCCAAAGGGCGAAGCCATGA